The Streptomyces sp. NBC_01268 genome window below encodes:
- a CDS encoding enoyl-CoA hydratase/isomerase family protein codes for MIDTLDHTVPEGEERLTLRVEDGIGVVTLCRPEKLNGWSWEASRQLGLVADRIRFDERVRAVLLRAEGRAFCAGIDVTAPGGAITGRSAAERTENYAEGIRWVHERFAAFARLPQPVVAAVQGYCLGFGFELALMADIRLAADDAVFALPETGIGVAVDAGGDLRIARDAGAGWAKYLALTGRRIDAATAERLGLVQRVTAPEELAAAAYETAGAVAAAAPLAVRAVKRAVDSFADQGLAAALDRTALAAALTLTSEDAREGYAAKAARRPPRFEGR; via the coding sequence GTGATCGACACGCTCGACCACACGGTCCCGGAGGGCGAGGAGCGGCTCACCCTCCGGGTCGAGGACGGCATCGGGGTGGTCACCCTGTGCCGCCCGGAGAAGCTCAACGGCTGGAGCTGGGAGGCCAGTCGGCAGCTCGGCCTCGTCGCGGACCGGATCCGCTTCGACGAACGGGTGCGGGCCGTGCTGCTGCGGGCCGAGGGGCGGGCCTTCTGTGCGGGGATCGACGTCACCGCACCCGGCGGGGCCATCACCGGACGCTCGGCGGCCGAGCGCACCGAGAACTACGCCGAGGGCATCCGCTGGGTCCACGAGCGCTTCGCCGCCTTCGCCCGGCTGCCCCAGCCGGTCGTGGCCGCCGTCCAGGGCTACTGCCTCGGCTTCGGCTTCGAGCTGGCCCTCATGGCCGACATCCGCCTCGCCGCCGACGACGCCGTCTTCGCCCTCCCCGAGACCGGCATCGGCGTCGCCGTGGACGCGGGCGGCGACCTGCGGATCGCCCGAGACGCGGGCGCCGGCTGGGCCAAGTACCTGGCGCTCACCGGCCGGCGGATCGACGCCGCCACCGCCGAACGCCTCGGCCTGGTCCAGCGCGTCACCGCTCCCGAGGAGCTCGCGGCGGCGGCGTACGAGACGGCCGGGGCCGTCGCGGCGGCCGCCCCGCTCGCGGTCCGGGCGGTGAAGCGCGCCGTCGACTCCTTCGCCGACCAGGGCCTCGCCGCCGCCCTCGACCGCACCGCGCTCGCCGCCGCGCTCACCCTCACCTCCGAGGACGCCCGCGAGGGTTACGCGGCGAAGGCGGCCCGCAGGCCGCCCCGCTTCGAGGGCCGCTGA
- a CDS encoding PIG-L deacetylase family protein, which yields MIDTTGQAPPQLEEMPSDWQRALAVVAHPDDLEYGCAAAVAGWTDAGKEVVYVLATRGEAGIDGLEPAVCGPLREREQRDSAAVVGVRTVEFLDHRDGVIEYGLGLRRDIAAAIRHHRPELVLTLNHRDTWGPEPGGAWNTPDHLAVGRAVLDAAADAGNRWIFPELTEQGLAPWNGVRWVAVAGSNLPTHAVDAGPGLERATRSLLAHRTYIEALTDQDADAYCREFVALSTGRSSERFGGRPAVAFEVFPR from the coding sequence ATGATCGACACCACCGGGCAGGCCCCGCCGCAACTGGAAGAGATGCCCTCCGACTGGCAGCGCGCCCTCGCCGTCGTCGCCCACCCCGACGACCTGGAGTACGGCTGCGCCGCGGCCGTCGCGGGCTGGACCGACGCGGGCAAGGAGGTCGTCTACGTCCTCGCCACCCGGGGCGAGGCGGGCATCGACGGCCTCGAACCGGCTGTGTGCGGCCCGCTGCGCGAGCGGGAGCAGCGGGACAGCGCGGCGGTCGTCGGAGTGCGGACCGTGGAGTTCCTGGACCACCGGGACGGCGTGATCGAGTACGGGCTCGGGCTGCGCCGCGACATCGCCGCCGCCATCCGCCACCACCGCCCCGAACTCGTCCTCACCCTCAACCACCGCGACACCTGGGGCCCGGAGCCCGGGGGTGCCTGGAACACCCCGGACCACCTGGCCGTGGGCCGCGCCGTCCTGGACGCGGCGGCCGACGCGGGCAACCGCTGGATCTTCCCCGAGCTGACCGAGCAGGGCCTCGCCCCCTGGAACGGGGTGCGCTGGGTCGCCGTCGCCGGTTCGAACCTCCCCACCCACGCGGTCGACGCCGGACCGGGCCTGGAGCGCGCCACCCGCTCGCTGCTCGCCCACCGCACCTACATCGAGGCGCTGACCGACCAGGACGCGGACGCGTACTGCCGTGAGTTCGTCGCCCTGTCGACGGGCCGCTCCTCGGAGCGCTTCGGAGGCCGCCCCGCGGTGGCGTTCGAGGTGTTCCCCCGGTAG